From Rutidosis leptorrhynchoides isolate AG116_Rl617_1_P2 chromosome 3, CSIRO_AGI_Rlap_v1, whole genome shotgun sequence, a single genomic window includes:
- the LOC139896479 gene encoding protein RMD5 homolog — protein MELNSIKDAFDGVIKKQMLSSSKCDEAIEQIIQEIEQTLSGLKSSSKSDHKIILGELKTKSKEIAPLGQLEGTQRELNLALSKYTKLLEKHFNPDISKSYRNVDFDSQTINQIVASHFYREGMFDVGDCFVNEAHEESIMDRKNHFFEMYEILESMKSRDLGPALRWATTNHEKLQKNGSDIELKLHRLQFMEILQHGSRDEALKYGRTNFSSFATQHLPEIQKLMACLLWAGKLESSPYSEFLAPAHWAELAHELAQQFCNLLGESYDSPLRVTIAAGVQGLPTLLKLMSVMNGKKQEWLSMKQLPVPVDLGVDFQFHSIFVCPVSRDQASEDNPPMLMPCGHVLCKQSITKLSKNNSTRPFKCPYCPTEVEVGQCRQLHF, from the coding sequence ATGGAACTGAATTCCATTAAAGATGCGTTTGATGGTGTCATCAAAAAGCAAATGCTTTCTTCCTCAAAATGCGATGAAGCAATTGAACAGATCATTCAAGAAATTGAACAGACGTTATCTGGACTAAAATCGTCTTCTAAATCTGACCACAAGATAATCCTGGGTGAACTGAAAACTAAATCAAAGGAGATTGCTCCACTTGGTCAACTTGAAGGCACACAAAGGGAACTAAACCTTGCTTTAAGCAAGTACACCAAGCTTCTCGAGAAACATTTCAATCCAGATATATCTAAATCTTACAGAAATGTTGACTTTGATAGTCAAACTATTAACCAGATAGTTGCTAGTCACTTCTACCGGGAAGGCATGTTTGATGTCGGCGATTGTTTCGTTAATGAAGCCCATGAAGAATCCATCATGGACCGAAAAAATCACTTCTTTGAAATGTATGAGATACTTGAATCCATGAAGTCACGTGACTTGGGCCCCGCATTGAGGTGGGCCACCACTAACCATGAAAAGCTCCAAAAAAACGGATCAGACATTGAATTGAAGCTGCATCGATTACAATTTATGGAGATTCTTCAACATGGTAGTCGAGATGAAGCTCTTAAATATGGCAGAACTAATTTCTCTTCTTTTGCAACCCAACACCTTCCCGAAATCCAGAAGCTTATGGCGTGTCTTTTATGGGCTGGGAAACTTGAATCGTCACCGTACTCTGAGTTCCTGGCACCAGCCCATTGGGCGGAGCTGGCCCATGAGCTGGCCCAACAGTTCTGCAACCTCTTAGGTGAATCATATGACAGCCCATTGAGAGTGACTATTGCAGCTGGCGTTCAAGGGTTACCAACCCTATTAAAGCTGATGAGTGTGATGAACGGGAAGAAACAAGAATGGCTATCTATGAAACAGTTACCAGTGCCTGTTGACTTGGGCGTTGACTTTCAGTTCCACTCGATATTTGTGTGTCCAGTGAGTCGAGATCAGGCGAGTGAAGATAACCCTCCAATGCTGATGCCATGTGGGCACGTGCTTTGCAAACAGTCGATTACAAAATTGTCTAAGAATAACAGCACGAGGCCGTTTAAATGTCCTTATTGCCCTACTGAGGTGGAAGTAGGTCAATGTAGGCAGTTGCATTTTTAA